Proteins co-encoded in one Nitrosopumilus sp. genomic window:
- the hemC gene encoding hydroxymethylbilane synthase, with protein MKYKVGARGSQLSVAQTNWVISELKKVNPGCEYEIKSITTKGDTDSRPLFTINQKGIFEKEVDRAVSQKEVDFAVHSLKDVPSELDESLMIACIPKREAVNDVFISSDGSSLENIKKGAVIGTSSLRRAVQVSRKRPDVTVKPIRGNIETRIKKTSGENFDAIVLAQAGISRLGVDIKFSPLSIHDFSPSPGQGAIAIVARSDDIDTISMLKKIEDSDSRLEIEAERALSNYVDSGCRFPLGAYAKSSGTEMTLTVTAFSVDGKQSLHVTKTGSKNDPASLGKNVGEELRKKGVNDLALNWREKVEEWNTT; from the coding sequence TTGAAGTACAAAGTTGGTGCTAGAGGAAGTCAATTATCAGTAGCTCAGACAAATTGGGTGATATCCGAACTAAAAAAAGTGAATCCTGGATGTGAATATGAAATTAAATCCATCACTACAAAAGGCGATACTGATTCAAGGCCATTATTTACAATAAACCAAAAAGGGATATTTGAAAAAGAAGTAGATAGAGCAGTATCGCAAAAAGAAGTAGACTTTGCAGTTCATAGTCTAAAAGACGTTCCATCGGAGCTAGATGAAAGTCTCATGATCGCGTGTATTCCAAAACGTGAAGCAGTAAATGATGTCTTTATTTCATCCGATGGCTCATCTTTGGAAAATATCAAAAAAGGTGCAGTTATTGGAACCAGCTCACTTAGACGCGCAGTTCAAGTTTCAAGAAAAAGACCTGATGTTACAGTAAAACCAATACGCGGAAATATTGAAACAAGAATAAAAAAAACATCTGGAGAAAATTTTGACGCTATCGTTCTTGCACAAGCTGGAATTTCAAGATTAGGTGTTGATATAAAGTTCTCACCATTATCGATACATGATTTTTCTCCATCTCCTGGGCAAGGTGCAATAGCAATTGTTGCCAGATCTGATGATATAGACACAATCTCTATGTTAAAAAAAATTGAAGATTCAGACTCTAGATTAGAAATTGAAGCAGAGCGAGCATTATCCAACTATGTAGATTCTGGATGTAGATTTCCTCTTGGTGCGTATGCAAAATCCAGTGGAACTGAAATGACTCTTACAGTTACTGCATTTTCTGTTGATGGAAAACAATCATTACATGTAACCAAAACTGGTAGCAAAAATGATCCTGCGTCTCTTGGCAAAAATGTGGGCGAAGAATTACGTAAAAAAGGAGTAAATGATCTTGCATTAAATTGGAGAGAAAAAGTGGAGGAATGGAATACTACATGA
- a CDS encoding arsenate reductase ArsC, with protein MAKPKKVLFVCVENAGRSQMAEGFLREFAPHFDVISAGTQPKSELNPLVVQTMKEIGIDIAKQKPKVLTNEMIDQSITVNMGCMDQESCPALFVKDIINWDITDPKNKDIEQVREIRDQIKNEVLNLIKKLDV; from the coding sequence ATGGCTAAGCCGAAAAAAGTTCTTTTTGTGTGCGTAGAAAACGCTGGCCGAAGCCAGATGGCAGAAGGATTTCTTCGAGAGTTTGCTCCCCATTTTGATGTGATAAGTGCTGGAACTCAACCCAAATCTGAACTTAATCCACTAGTAGTTCAAACAATGAAAGAGATTGGAATAGACATTGCAAAACAAAAACCAAAAGTGTTGACAAATGAAATGATTGATCAATCAATTACCGTGAATATGGGTTGTATGGATCAAGAATCATGCCCTGCACTTTTTGTCAAAGATATAATTAATTGGGATATAACTGATCCAAAAAACAAAGACATTGAACAGGTAAGAGAAATTCGTGATCAGATTAAAAATGAAGTTTTGAATCTCATAAAAAAATTAGATGTATGA
- a CDS encoding PhoU domain-containing protein encodes MTRLIDPSLQKLSFIMGEMGDMVVESISLAIDSYLDGTNTIDKVHSLSNSIRSKYYEVEDLTFDMLLKYQPVADDFRFIRSSTEISYAFSRFGRYAYDITQVRDLFGDVSKCTNASLIESTKKVKHMIKEAVLSFAELDVRKAIKIREDEKVIDRIYKERLPKLIESNNTKCALAEALLLRYLERIGDHAVFMSDAINYIVTGKHRPSEERIASHTKQD; translated from the coding sequence ATGACTCGATTAATTGATCCTTCTCTTCAAAAACTCTCTTTTATCATGGGGGAGATGGGTGATATGGTAGTCGAATCAATATCTCTTGCAATTGACTCTTATCTTGATGGAACAAACACAATAGATAAAGTTCATTCATTGTCTAATTCCATTCGTTCAAAATACTATGAAGTTGAAGATTTAACCTTTGACATGCTTTTAAAATACCAGCCAGTTGCAGATGATTTTAGATTCATAAGATCTTCCACTGAAATATCTTATGCTTTTTCTAGATTTGGAAGATATGCTTATGATATAACCCAAGTTAGAGATTTGTTTGGTGATGTCTCAAAATGTACCAATGCTTCACTTATTGAATCCACAAAAAAAGTAAAACACATGATAAAAGAAGCTGTGTTGTCTTTTGCAGAACTTGATGTTCGCAAAGCAATCAAAATCAGAGAAGATGAAAAAGTAATTGATAGGATATACAAAGAACGATTGCCAAAACTAATTGAATCAAATAATACAAAATGTGCTTTGGCAGAGGCACTATTGCTTAGATATTTGGAACGAATTGGTGATCATGCCGTATTCATGAGTGATGCAATAAATTACATAGTTACTGGAAAACACCGCCCTAGTGAAGAACGAATAGCATCACATACAAAACAAGACTGA
- a CDS encoding metalloregulator ArsR/SmtB family transcription factor, with the protein MNGISLLKCICDETRFGILELLQKNKELCVNDFVEKLKKDQPLVSHHLKTLKKCGIVKSRDEGKKAMYSISNNQLSVLISSVTNASKKIPVLCSEDSCC; encoded by the coding sequence ATGAATGGAATTAGTCTTTTAAAATGTATTTGTGATGAAACAAGGTTTGGAATTCTAGAGTTATTGCAGAAAAACAAAGAATTGTGTGTAAATGATTTTGTCGAGAAATTAAAAAAAGATCAACCGCTAGTATCCCACCATCTAAAGACATTGAAAAAATGCGGTATTGTCAAATCAAGAGATGAAGGAAAAAAGGCAATGTATTCAATTTCAAATAATCAATTATCAGTGTTAATATCAAGTGTTACAAATGCAAGTAAAAAAATTCCGGTTTTGTGTTCTGAGGATTCTTGTTGTTAA
- a CDS encoding P-II family nitrogen regulator — translation MKLYNVKLLTIVCEILAQKNILEILKNHEITGYTTYEVDGNGARGLRGQGFKNEKNVKVEVIMREEKLSDVVEEISRTLFANFAIVLYVSDVGVVRTEKF, via the coding sequence ATGAAACTCTACAATGTAAAATTACTTACGATTGTATGTGAAATTCTTGCTCAAAAAAATATTCTTGAAATTTTAAAAAATCATGAAATAACAGGATATACGACTTATGAGGTTGATGGAAATGGTGCACGTGGATTACGTGGTCAGGGTTTTAAAAATGAAAAAAATGTTAAAGTTGAAGTAATTATGCGTGAAGAGAAATTATCTGATGTTGTTGAGGAAATATCCCGAACGCTGTTTGCGAATTTTGCTATTGTACTTTATGTTAGTGATGTTGGTGTTGTTAGGACTGAAAAGTTTTAA
- the pstB gene encoding phosphate ABC transporter ATP-binding protein PstB — translation MVAENVTIRYDGIPAVKNVTMKFKEKSVTALIGPSGCGKTTFLRCLNRMHDMTKNAKVEGKVMIDNIDLYDKSIDPIYHRRKVGMVFQKPNPFPTMSIYDNVTAGLKLNGVRDKKILNEIVEDSLKMAYLWDEVKNDLNKSAIELSGGQQQRLCIARALAIQPEVLLMDEPASALDPIATQKIEETITELKKEYTIIIVTHNMQQAVRVSDYTGFMYLGDLIEFRETKKLFTDPKNDLTAKYVQGHFG, via the coding sequence ATGGTTGCAGAAAATGTCACAATTAGATATGATGGGATTCCTGCAGTCAAAAACGTTACAATGAAGTTTAAAGAAAAATCTGTTACGGCCCTTATTGGTCCATCCGGATGTGGCAAAACTACCTTCCTGCGATGTCTTAACAGAATGCATGATATGACAAAAAATGCCAAAGTTGAAGGGAAAGTTATGATTGATAACATTGATCTTTATGATAAATCCATAGATCCTATTTATCACCGAAGAAAAGTTGGGATGGTCTTTCAAAAACCAAACCCATTCCCAACAATGTCCATTTATGATAATGTTACAGCAGGTTTGAAACTAAACGGCGTGCGTGATAAAAAAATTCTAAATGAAATAGTAGAAGATTCGCTAAAAATGGCTTATTTGTGGGATGAAGTAAAAAATGACTTGAACAAATCTGCTATTGAGTTGTCTGGAGGCCAACAACAACGTCTATGTATTGCGCGGGCGTTGGCAATACAACCTGAAGTTTTATTGATGGACGAACCAGCATCCGCACTCGATCCTATTGCAACTCAAAAAATTGAAGAAACAATTACCGAATTAAAAAAAGAGTATACCATAATCATTGTAACACATAACATGCAACAGGCAGTCAGAGTGTCTGATTACACTGGTTTCATGTATTTGGGTGACCTAATTGAATTTAGAGAAACAAAAAAACTCTTTACAGATCCAAAAAATGATTTGACTGCAAAATATGTACAGGGGCATTTCGGATAA
- a CDS encoding sodium-dependent bicarbonate transport family permease, protein MDILQLIQSNLLTPIILFFLFGIIAARIKSDLKIPEAISEFLPIYLLAAIGLHGGIEMRNTGFENMLIPMLAAIGLSLLFTLNHYQILRRLGKFNIFDSYALASTYGAVGAVTFSVGLSFLKNQGVSSEGYLAAILAVLEPLAFILAIFLTNMAVSKQIKVKKKPFTTDDASDIEIGIQSSKTKLSQVLHESITGKAIVILLGSIIIGYIIGENGFSSIKIVFDEMFTGAIVIFMIEMGIIAGQRLDDMKKVGVFLTAFAVIMPTFNGIVGVLVATALGLSLGGAVMFGLLLASASFIAAPAVLRHTIPQAKPSLYITSALGITFPYNIIVLLPIMFAISSIVHTGEGSIDLFNYIIKDWI, encoded by the coding sequence ATGGATATTTTACAATTAATTCAATCTAACCTCCTTACTCCAATTATCCTATTCTTTTTGTTTGGAATCATTGCAGCTAGAATAAAATCTGATTTGAAAATACCTGAAGCAATTTCTGAATTCTTGCCAATCTATCTTTTAGCCGCAATTGGTCTTCATGGTGGAATTGAAATGAGGAATACTGGATTTGAGAATATGCTGATTCCAATGTTGGCCGCAATTGGACTTTCGCTTTTGTTTACGTTAAACCATTACCAAATTTTGAGAAGATTGGGAAAATTCAATATCTTTGATTCGTATGCTTTAGCATCTACATATGGCGCAGTAGGTGCTGTAACTTTTTCAGTTGGATTATCTTTTCTTAAAAACCAAGGTGTTTCATCAGAAGGGTATCTTGCAGCTATTTTAGCTGTACTGGAACCCCTTGCATTTATCCTGGCAATATTTTTGACTAACATGGCAGTTTCAAAACAAATCAAAGTAAAGAAAAAACCTTTTACAACAGATGATGCCTCTGACATTGAAATTGGAATACAAAGCAGCAAAACAAAACTGTCTCAAGTTTTACATGAATCAATCACTGGCAAAGCTATCGTCATTCTGCTTGGAAGCATCATTATAGGATACATTATTGGGGAAAATGGATTTAGTTCAATCAAAATTGTTTTTGATGAAATGTTTACTGGTGCTATAGTGATCTTCATGATTGAAATGGGAATAATTGCAGGTCAAAGATTAGATGATATGAAAAAAGTGGGCGTTTTTTTGACTGCGTTTGCAGTAATCATGCCTACTTTTAATGGAATTGTTGGAGTTTTAGTTGCAACCGCACTGGGATTGAGTCTTGGTGGTGCAGTAATGTTTGGTTTGTTATTGGCTAGTGCTTCGTTTATTGCAGCGCCTGCAGTATTGCGTCATACAATCCCTCAAGCAAAACCTAGTCTTTACATTACATCTGCATTGGGAATTACATTTCCTTACAACATCATTGTATTATTGCCAATAATGTTTGCAATCTCATCCATTGTTCACACCGGAGAAGGATCGATAGACTTATTCAATTATATCATAAAGGACTGGATATGA
- the hemL gene encoding glutamate-1-semialdehyde 2,1-aminomutase → MMTNSKLFSDSKKVIPSGVNSPVRYFEPYPFFTKKSSGAYLWDVENKKYIDFCNGYGALLLGHKRKEIINAVSNQLSKGTLYCTPTEAEIELSKLIIGNFPSIDKVRLVNTGGEATMTAIRLARGFTKKKKIIKFEGCYHGAHDSVLVKAGSGSAHNGISVSDGGLDEVSKNTLVVQYNNIEDFQKTIKQNKDIAGVIVEPILANMGLILPEKNFLYDLRKITKENNIPLIFDEVVTGFRVAPGGAQEHFGIKPDITTMAKALSNGFTIAAVGGRKEIIDLLSPGGKVYQASTFAGNPISVSAAISSIKTINKLKNKLYSKLERFNLLFTTALDDMATDMHIAHQINFTASMFQIFFTNKPVINYETSKKADSKKFQKMFRALLKKGIFIAPSQFEVVFLSDAHTENDLNKTLDAYDAALKSVKH, encoded by the coding sequence TTGATGACTAATTCAAAACTATTCTCAGATTCAAAGAAAGTCATCCCGTCAGGAGTGAATAGCCCTGTTAGGTATTTTGAACCATATCCATTCTTTACAAAAAAATCAAGCGGTGCATATCTTTGGGATGTCGAGAACAAAAAGTATATTGATTTTTGTAATGGATATGGTGCTTTACTGTTGGGGCATAAAAGAAAAGAGATTATCAATGCGGTTTCAAATCAACTTTCTAAAGGAACTCTTTATTGTACTCCAACAGAAGCTGAAATTGAATTATCAAAATTAATCATTGGAAACTTTCCATCGATTGACAAAGTTCGATTAGTGAACACTGGAGGAGAAGCAACAATGACTGCAATTAGATTGGCACGTGGTTTTACAAAAAAGAAAAAGATAATCAAATTTGAAGGATGTTATCATGGCGCACATGATTCTGTATTAGTAAAAGCAGGATCTGGCTCGGCACATAATGGCATTTCTGTTTCAGATGGTGGCTTAGATGAAGTTTCAAAAAATACTTTGGTTGTACAGTACAACAACATTGAAGATTTTCAAAAGACAATTAAACAAAATAAAGACATTGCAGGAGTCATCGTGGAACCAATTTTAGCTAACATGGGTTTGATTCTGCCTGAAAAAAATTTTCTCTATGATTTGCGAAAAATTACTAAAGAAAACAACATCCCGCTAATTTTTGATGAAGTAGTTACAGGATTTAGGGTAGCTCCTGGTGGAGCTCAAGAGCATTTTGGAATTAAACCTGATATTACTACTATGGCCAAAGCTCTCAGCAATGGCTTTACAATTGCTGCAGTTGGTGGAAGAAAAGAAATAATTGATTTGTTGTCACCTGGGGGTAAAGTCTATCAGGCAAGTACTTTTGCTGGAAATCCTATATCTGTTAGTGCTGCAATTAGCTCAATTAAGACAATAAACAAATTGAAAAACAAACTCTACTCTAAACTTGAGAGATTCAATCTTTTATTTACCACTGCATTGGATGATATGGCCACTGACATGCATATTGCGCATCAAATTAACTTTACCGCATCGATGTTTCAGATTTTCTTTACAAACAAACCCGTGATTAATTACGAAACTTCAAAAAAAGCAGATTCTAAGAAATTTCAAAAAATGTTCAGAGCATTATTGAAAAAGGGAATATTCATTGCGCCATCGCAGTTTGAAGTAGTTTTTCTATCTGACGCTCACACTGAAAATGATCTAAACAAGACACTTGATGCATATGATGCAGCATTAAAATCGGTGAAACATTGA
- a CDS encoding aquaporin: protein MAYSNLQIFAVELIGTFILVIFATGSIVYDVQIGGYYGIWFAAVTPFIALIIGVYSFGKISLAHFNPAVTIGYYITGHISKIQIMWYFAAEIIGAILGSLFVMTFIGKEANLGANAPNYDYSLFLIFPVEVLASALLMAVIFTVVYTKGLKGFSGVAIGGIVGLDIFFLASISGASMNPARALAPALLSGVLENLWLYWSAPYVGTIIVAFLFRKKFQMQRKREL, encoded by the coding sequence ATGGCTTATTCTAATCTTCAAATATTTGCAGTTGAGTTGATTGGAACATTTATTCTTGTAATATTTGCAACTGGCTCCATAGTCTATGACGTTCAAATTGGAGGTTACTATGGAATTTGGTTTGCTGCAGTTACTCCATTTATTGCGTTAATTATAGGGGTCTATTCTTTTGGGAAAATATCTCTTGCCCATTTTAATCCTGCAGTCACAATAGGATATTACATTACAGGACACATATCAAAAATTCAAATTATGTGGTACTTTGCAGCAGAAATAATCGGCGCAATTCTTGGTTCTTTATTTGTAATGACGTTTATTGGAAAAGAAGCAAACCTTGGTGCAAATGCTCCCAACTATGACTATTCACTATTTTTAATATTTCCCGTTGAAGTGTTGGCTTCTGCATTATTGATGGCAGTTATTTTTACTGTAGTGTACACGAAAGGATTGAAGGGGTTTAGTGGAGTTGCAATAGGTGGTATTGTTGGTTTGGATATCTTTTTCTTGGCATCTATTTCTGGTGCGTCAATGAATCCTGCAAGGGCATTGGCTCCTGCATTGTTATCTGGAGTGCTGGAAAATCTTTGGCTATATTGGAGTGCGCCTTATGTTGGAACAATTATCGTTGCATTTTTGTTTAGGAAAAAATTTCAAATGCAAAGAAAACGAGAATTATAG